Proteins co-encoded in one Marmota flaviventris isolate mMarFla1 chromosome 9, mMarFla1.hap1, whole genome shotgun sequence genomic window:
- the Ms4a1 gene encoding B-lymphocyte antigen CD20 isoform X2 has product MTTPRNSLSGTFPTKGPISMQPAPKVNLKGTLPLVGPTQSFFMRESKALGAVQIMNGLFHMALGGLLLIPTGVYAPICVTVWYPLWGGILYITSGSLLAAAEKTSRKSLVQAKVIMNSLSLFAAISGIILVIMDILNITISHFLKMESLNIIKTPVSYIDIYNCKPTNPSEENSPSTKYCYSIQSMFLGVLSVLLIFAFFQKLVTAGIVENEWKRSCSRPQAVVLLSAEDKKEQTIEIKEEVVELTEVPSQTKNEEDIEIIPVQEEEGGEETEINFPEPPHDQESPPIENDSFP; this is encoded by the exons ATGACAACACCCAGAAATTCCTTGAGTGGAACTTTCCCTACAAAGGGCCCTATCTCCATGCAACCTGCTCCAAAAGTAAACCTCAAGGGGACGCTGCCGCTGGTGGGCCCCACCCAAAGCTTCTTCATGAGGGAATCTAAGGCTTTGGGG gCTGTCCAGATCATGAATGGGCTCTTCCACATGGCCCTGGGAGGGCTGCTGCTGATCCCCACAGGGGTCTATGCACCCATCTGTGTGACTGTGTGGTATCCCCTCTGGGGTGGCATTCTG TATATTACCTCTGGATCGCTCCTGGCAGCAGCAGAGAAAACCTCCAGGAAGAGTCTG GTCCAAGCAAAAGTAATAATGAACTCATTGAGCCTCTTTGCTGCCATTTCTGGAATAATTCTTGTGATCATGGACATACTCAATATTACGATTtcacatttcttaaaaatggagAGTCTGAATATTATTAAAACTCCTGTGTCATATATTGACATATACAACTGTAAACCCACTAATCCCTCTGAGGAAAACTCTCCATCCACAAAATACTGTTACAGCATACAATCCATGTTCTTG gGCGTTTTGTCAGTGTTACTGATCTTTGCCTTCTTCCAGAAACTTGTGACTGCCGGCATTGTTGAGAATGAGTGGAAAAGATCCTGCTCCAGGCCCCAAGCT GTGGTTCTTCTGTCAGCTGAAGACAAGAAAGAACAgacaattgaaataaaagaagaagtgGTTGAGCTAACTGAGGTACCTTCTCAAACAAAGAATGAAGAAGACATTGAAATTATTCCAGtccaagaagaagaaggaggagaagaaacagaaataaattttccaGAACCTCCCCATGATCAGGAATCCCCACCAATAGAAAATGATAGCTTTCCTTAA
- the Ms4a1 gene encoding B-lymphocyte antigen CD20 isoform X1, translating into MTTPRNSLSGTFPTKGPISMQPAPKVNLKGTLPLVGPTQSFFMRESKALGAVQIMNGLFHMALGGLLLIPTGVYAPICVTVWYPLWGGILYITSGSLLAAAEKTSRKSLVQAKVIMNSLSLFAAISGIILVIMDILNITISHFLKMESLNIIKTPVSYIDIYNCKPTNPSEENSPSTKYCYSIQSMFLGVLSVLLIFAFFQKLVTAGIVENEWKRSCSRPQAKVVLLSAEDKKEQTIEIKEEVVELTEVPSQTKNEEDIEIIPVQEEEGGEETEINFPEPPHDQESPPIENDSFP; encoded by the exons ATGACAACACCCAGAAATTCCTTGAGTGGAACTTTCCCTACAAAGGGCCCTATCTCCATGCAACCTGCTCCAAAAGTAAACCTCAAGGGGACGCTGCCGCTGGTGGGCCCCACCCAAAGCTTCTTCATGAGGGAATCTAAGGCTTTGGGG gCTGTCCAGATCATGAATGGGCTCTTCCACATGGCCCTGGGAGGGCTGCTGCTGATCCCCACAGGGGTCTATGCACCCATCTGTGTGACTGTGTGGTATCCCCTCTGGGGTGGCATTCTG TATATTACCTCTGGATCGCTCCTGGCAGCAGCAGAGAAAACCTCCAGGAAGAGTCTG GTCCAAGCAAAAGTAATAATGAACTCATTGAGCCTCTTTGCTGCCATTTCTGGAATAATTCTTGTGATCATGGACATACTCAATATTACGATTtcacatttcttaaaaatggagAGTCTGAATATTATTAAAACTCCTGTGTCATATATTGACATATACAACTGTAAACCCACTAATCCCTCTGAGGAAAACTCTCCATCCACAAAATACTGTTACAGCATACAATCCATGTTCTTG gGCGTTTTGTCAGTGTTACTGATCTTTGCCTTCTTCCAGAAACTTGTGACTGCCGGCATTGTTGAGAATGAGTGGAAAAGATCCTGCTCCAGGCCCCAAGCT AAGGTGGTTCTTCTGTCAGCTGAAGACAAGAAAGAACAgacaattgaaataaaagaagaagtgGTTGAGCTAACTGAGGTACCTTCTCAAACAAAGAATGAAGAAGACATTGAAATTATTCCAGtccaagaagaagaaggaggagaagaaacagaaataaattttccaGAACCTCCCCATGATCAGGAATCCCCACCAATAGAAAATGATAGCTTTCCTTAA